A single Danio aesculapii chromosome 19, fDanAes4.1, whole genome shotgun sequence DNA region contains:
- the wipf3 gene encoding WAS/WASL-interacting protein family member 3 has translation MPVPPPPPPPPAPPPPPPPAAPAQSRTDPPKLQRSEGGGRSALLSDIQKGTRLKKVTQVNDRSAPVFDKPKVNNVDDSGRNTGNSSNTAGSAPPAVSPSLGGLFAGGFPVLKPVGQRDKRTHHNPVSRSGSTASLKQPLWNPPSQGDGFRGSAPDLSPSHRPLERTSSQSKARPVSSYTAPTSPSQTTHPTFKLSSTQPSSAPPPPPPPHQERLNNKPPPLPTCPPPPPPPQMAKPTWLPIQSHSIPMPTTPPPPLPPSVPPSLLPDRSSGVFYPPPPPPPPSIPPSSLPDRSSGFFYPPPPPPPLSSHSNRSSGVYYPLPPSPGPFEIKDSPLGPPPPPPPLPASFVCSHPSSAPPPLPQKASPLPSPPYRPSVPPLPPSYPCNAPSRRPPAVPRFAGAPRMAPPPAPPARSPNTELSSRIPPPPPPPPLPVSAAPGSVRNGHLHSLDDFESKFHFHPIEDFPPPEEFRPFPRIYPSKENRVNPQPPAMKTHLR, from the exons ATGCCtgtccctcctcctcctccacctccccCAGCACCACCTCCCCCACCTCCACCTGCTGCTCCTGCACAA TCACGAACAGATCCTCCAAAACTCCAGCGTTCTGAGGGTGGAGGACGCAGTGCGCTTCTGTCTGACATTCAGAAGGGGACAAGACTGAAAAAGGTCACACAGGTCAATGACCGAAGCGCACCAGTTTTTGACA AACCTAAAGTGAATAATGTGGATGATAGTGGAAGAAATACCGGGAACTCCTCAAACACAGCGGGATCTGCTCCACCTGCAGTGAGCCCAAGTCTTGGTGGACTGTTTGCTGGAGGATTTCCTGTCCTCAAACCAGTTGGACAAAGAGACAAACGAACACATCACAATCCAG TGTCTCGTTCCGGTTCTACTGCAAGCCTGAAGCAGCCTCTCTGGAACCCTCCATCACAGGGAGATGGTTTCAGAGGAAGCGCCCCTGATCTTTCTCCCTCACACAGACCTTTAGAGAGAACCTCTTCACAGTCCAAAGCTCGTCCTGTTTCCTCATACACAGCTCCAACCTCCCCCAGCCAAACTACACATCCTACTTTCAAACTGTCCTCTACCCAACCTTCCTCAGCCCCACCCCCTCCTCCACCCCCTCACCAGGAACGTCTCAATAACAAACCACCTCCTCTCCCCACTTGCCCTCCACCACCCCCACCTCCTCAAATGGCCAAACCCACTTGGTTACCCATCCAATCGCACTCCATCCCTATGCCTACTACCCCACCACCTCCACTGCCACCCTCAGTTCCTCCATCCTTACTTCCTGACAGATCATCCGGGGTTTTCTATCCACCGCCTCCTCCACCACCTCCATCAATCCCTCCATCATCGCTCCCTGACAGGTCATCTGGGTTTTTTTACCCTCCGCCTCCTCCACCACCATTGTCATCACACTCCAACCGCTCATCTGGAGTCTACTATCCATTGCCTCCATCTCCGGGGCCATTTGAAATAAAGGACAGTCCATTAGGACCTCCTCCCCCACCTCCACCTCTTCCTGCTTCATTTGTGTGCAGTCACCCCTCCTCAGCACCTCCTCCGCTACCTCAAAAAGCCTCTCCTTTGCCTTCACCACCATACAGGCCCAGCGTACCACCTTTGCCACCGTCCTACCCCTGTAACGCCCCAAGCAGACGACCTCCTGCAGTGCCACGTTTTGCAG GTGCTCCACGGATGGCTCCACCCCCTGCTCCACCAGCCCGCTCCCCTAACACTGAGCTATCCAGCAGGAtcccacctcctcctcctcctcctcctctgccaGTATCTGCTGCACCCGGATCAGTGCGCAATGGACACCTGCACAGTTTAG ATGACTTTGAATCAAAGTTTCACTTCCATCCAATAGAGGACTTTCCCCCTCCCGAAGAGTTCAGGCCCTTCCCACGTATCTACCCCAGCAAGGAGAACAGAG taaaccCACAACCTCCTGCCATGAAGACTCATTTAAGATAA
- the LOC130246738 gene encoding proline-rich protein 15 → MTEKTAPWWRSFVGKRRKAARESAATLEQDLRNQTSAESTQQPSAEPDQRITSQTLVKKAGNYLPSDETYDDSADQPTFNEGNNRRFLTVSRSGRFKEKKKSRASFPQNHEDEGKLAAAKPTEVQSKR, encoded by the coding sequence ATGACGGAGAAAACAGCTCCCTGGTGGAGATCTTTCGTGGGCAAGAGGAGAAAAGCAGCCAGAGAATCGGCAGCGACACTTGAGCAGGACCTCCGTAATCAGACATCTGCAGAATCCACGCAGCAACCCTCTGCTGAGCCCGACCAACGAATCACCTCACAGACCCTAGTGAAAAAAGCAGGCAATTACCTACCAAGCGACGAAACATATGACGACTCCGCTGATCAGCCCACATTCAACGAGGGCAACAATCGCCGTTTTCTCACTGTGTCGCGCTCCGGTCGCTTCAAAGAGAAAAAGAAGTCGCGAGCGAGTTTTCCACAGAACCACGAAGACGAAGGGAAACTTGCCGCCGCCAAACCAACTGAAGTCCAGTCAAAGCGCTGA